CCACCAGCTTGCGGGTCTGCTTGATGATCTGCTCCACCGTGTCGTCCGCGCCGTGCATCACCAGCGTGAGCTGCGACACGGCAGGGTCTTGCGTGGTGGCGACGGTGAGCGAGTCGATGTTGCAGTGGCGCGCGGCAAACAGCCCGGCCACGCGCATCAGTGCGCCCGATTCATTCTGCAGCAGGATGGAAAGCGTGTGTTTCATGGCAGCTCCGTAACCCTTCCTATCCGTCATTCCCGCGCAGGCGGGAATCCAGTGCCTTTGCGGGTCTGCGCAAAGGCCTGAAGACGCTGGATTCCCGCCTTCGCGGGAATGACGATCTCTTTGTCGTTCCCGGTCAGGGGCACGGTTCTAGAACATGTCGCTCTTGGAATCCTCAGTCACCGCCGGCGCCACGCGCGAGGGAATGAAGTCGCCCGTGATCATCTGCGCATACGTCGCACCGGGCCCGACCATCGGGTATACGCCGGCATCCGGGTCGATCATCACTTCCAGGAAGGCGGGGCCATCGAAGGCGAGGAAATCGGCAATGGTGTCCGCCAGCTCTGCCTTGTCCTCGAGCCGCTTTGCCCACTCGAACCCGTCAGCCTGTGCGGCCTTGATGAAGTCTTTCTTGTGCAGGCTCTTGTCCGACGAGGCAAAGCGGCCGCGGAAGAACAGCTTCTGCCACTGGCGCACCATGCCGTCGCCGATGTTGTTGAGCACCACCACCTTCACCGGCAGGCCGTAGGTGGTGACGGTTTCCAGCTCGCCCAGGTTCATGCGGATGCTGGCGTCACCGTCGATATCGATGACCACGGCGTCGCGCCGCGCGAACTGCGCGCCGATGGCGGCAGGCAGGCCAAAGCCCATCGTGCCCATCGAGCCAGAGGTGAGCCAGTGGCGCGGTTCGCGGAAATCGAAATACTGCGCGGACCACATCTGGTGCTGGCCCACGCCGGTGCTGATGATGGCGCGACCCTGCGTATGCTGGTTGATCGCCTGAATCACCGCCTGCGGCTGGATCAGCGCGCTGTCGCGATCGTAGTTCAGCGCATGGATCTGCTTGAGCTGGGCGATATGCGCGTGCCAGTTCGCGTAGCGACCTTCCGCGGCAAACTCCAGGCCATGGCGCACGCCATACTGGTGCAGGCGCGACAGCGTGGCGTCGAGGTCGCCGTGGTGATGCCAGTCCACCGACTTCACCTTGCCGATTTCGGCTGGGTCGATGTCGATCTGCGCGATGTAGCGCGCATTGGGCGCG
The nucleotide sequence above comes from Dyella telluris. Encoded proteins:
- the ilvN gene encoding acetolactate synthase small subunit, translating into MKHTLSILLQNESGALMRVAGLFAARHCNIDSLTVATTQDPAVSQLTLVMHGADDTVEQIIKQTRKLVDVIEVSHPVATP